In Penicillium oxalicum strain HP7-1 chromosome I, whole genome shotgun sequence, a single window of DNA contains:
- a CDS encoding Pro-apoptotic serine protease translates to MSLLLRRCRRSVQTLQNPRIRPFTKFATILPACIIPSVHWSSIAHLAAPDRSPARPDYPCSISPKCSIASSQQVPRRQFSTVLCRHFLHRPFLNSAAVMNANGDLGPKRKRSAGAIEQRPAKHLKPEGSVLTPGDSTPANGTVYDVAEGEESDNDSTRMLPLGTAQADSPEWQAMIESVVKSVVSIHFCQTCSFDTELSMSSQATGFVVDAERGYILTNRHVVGAGPFWGYCIFDNHEECDVKPVYRDPVHDFGILQFDPKAIRYMKLQELKLRPDGARVGVEVRVVGNDAGEKLSILSGVISRLDRNAPEYGEGYSDFNTNYIQAAAAASGGSSGSPVVNIDGHAVALQAGGRADGAATDYFLPLDRPLRALECIRQGQPVTRGTIQTQWILKPFDECRRLGLTPEWEAEVRKAAPAETNMLAAEIILPEGPADGKLQEGDVLLKVNGELLTQFVRLDDILDSSVGKAVRLLVQRGGDDVEVECEVGDLHDITPDRFVTVAGGTFHNLSYQQSRLYAIATRGVYVCEAAGSFKLENTLSGWIIDSVDKRPTRNLDEFVEVMKSIPDRSRVVISYRHIRDLHTKGTSIIYVDRHWHPKMRLAVRNDQTGIWDFSDLADPIPAEKPVPRKADFIQLDGVSQPAAAAIVRSFVRVSCTMPLKLDGYPQAKKTGFGLVIDADKGLVVVSRAIVPYDLCDINITVADSVILSAKVVFLHPLQNYTIIQYDPSLVQAPVQSARLSTEYIKQGQDTIFVGFNQNFRIVVAKTAVTDITTVSIPANSSAPRYRAINLDAITVDTGLSGQCTNGVLIGEDGVVQALWLNYLGERTPNSHKDVEYHLGFATPSLLPVTSKIQQGVTPKLRILNMESYVVQMSQARIMGVSEEWIQKVTQANPSRHQLFMVRKVDCPPATFTSDVDSFQEADIILTLDGQLITRVSELDVMYEKESLEALIVRNGQEMRIRVPTVPTEDLETDRAVVFCGAVLQKPHHAVRQQITKLHSEIYVSARSRGSPAYHYGLAPTNFITAVNGVSTPNLDAFVEEVRKIPDNTYFRLRAVTFDNVPWVVTMKKNDHYFPMSEYVKDPSVEAGWRTISHDKRKDGLGAASDAANLNPDAMDEGGDAGGSDIEPDIE, encoded by the exons ATGTCTCTGTTGCTGCGGCGCTGCAGACGAAGCGTGCAGACTCTCCAGAACCCTCGGATTCGGCCTTTTACCAAATTCGCTACTATTCTTCCGGCCTGCATCATCCCTTCTGTGCATTGGTCGTCGATTGCGCACCTTGCTGCACCTGACCGGTCACCTGCGCGCCCCGATTATCCGTGTTCGATTTCGCCCAAGTGCTCCATCGCCTCCTCCCAACAAGTTCCTCGCCGGCAATTTTCGACGGTCCTCTGTCGCCATTTCCTTCATCGTCCGTTCTTAAACTCTGCGGCAGTGATGAACGCAAACGGGGATCTTGGGCCAAAGCGAAAGCGCAGCGCCGGTGCCATCGAGCAGCGTCCTGCCAAACACCTGAAGCCTGAGGGCTCGGTCTTGACTCCCGGCGACTCCACGCCGGCCAATGGGACCGTGTATGATGTTgcggagggggaggaaagcGACAATGACTCGACTCGGATGTTGCCGCTCGGCACTGCCCAGGCGGATTCGCCCGAGTGGCAGGCGATGATCGAAAGCGTCGTGAAGAGTGTCGTGTCGATTCACTTTTGTCAGACGTGCTCATTTGACACGGAGCTCTCCATGAGTAGTCAAGCTACGGGCTTCGTTGTCGATGCGGAGCGTGGTTACATTCTGACGAATCGACACGTCGTCGGCGCCGGTCCATTCTGGGGTTACTGCATTTTCGACAACCATGAGGAG TGCGACGTCAAGCCCGTTTATCGAGACCCTGTTCACGACTTTGGTATCTTGCAGTTCGATCCAAAGGCCATTCGCTACATGAAGCTTCAGGAGCTCAAGCTGCGACCTGACGGGGCTCGGGTGGGTGTCGAAGTTCGGGTCGTGGGTAACGATGCGGGTGAAAAATTGAGTATTTTGTCCGGCGTCATCAGTCGTCTGGATCGCAATGCTCCGGAATACGGTGAAGGGTACAGTGATTTCAACACCAACTATATCCAGGCTGCAGCGGCGGCCAGTGGTGGTAGTTCAGGCAGTCCGGTCGTGAATATTGACGGGCATGCTGTGGCTCTACAAGCGGGTGGACGTGCCGATGGCGCCGCCACGGACTATTTCTTGCCATTAGATCGTCCACTTCGTGCCCTTGAGTGTATCCGCCAAGGCCAACCAGTCACTCGCGGCACAATCCAAACCCAATGGATTCTCAAGCCCTTCGATGAATGCCGTCGGCTGGGCTTGACGCCCGAGTGGGAGGCCGAAGTGCGCAAGGCCGCTCCCGCCGAGACGAACATGCTGGCCGCTGAGATCATTCTCCCTGAAGGTCCAGCTGATGGCAAGTTGCAGGAGGGAGATGTGCTGCTGAAGGTGAATGGCGAGCTTCTCACGCAATTTGTTCGTCTGGATGATATCCTGGATTCTAGCGTCGGTAAGGCCGTTCGGCTGCTGGTTCAGCGAGGAGGTGACGACGTGGAGGTAGAATGCGAGGTAGGGGATCTCCACGACATCACTCCTGACCGTTTCGTGACTGTTGCGGGAGGTACTTTCCACAACCTCTCATACCAGCAGTCTCGGCTCTATGCGATTGCCACTCGCGGTGTCTATGTCTGCGAGGCCGCTGGCTCCTTCAAGCTTGAGAACACCCTATCTGGATGGATCATTGACTCGGTGGACAAGCGGCCTACGCGCAACCTGGATGAGTTCGTAGAAGTAATGAAGTCTATTCCCGATCGTTCTCGGGTAGTGATTTCATATCGTCACATCAGGGACCTACACACCAAAGGAACAAGTATCATCTACGTGGATCGGCATTGGCACCCCAAAATGCGACTGGCGGTTCGTAATGACCAGACCGGCATTTGGGACTTTTCAGATCTCGCGGATCCCATTCCAGCTGAGAAGCCTGTGCCTCGCAAGGCAGACTTCATCCAGCTGGACGGTGTTAGCCAGCCGGCCGCAGCCGCGATTGTGCGAAGTTTCGTGCGAGTGTCGTGCACAATGCCCTTGAAATTGGATGGGTACCCTCAGGCCAAAAAGACTGGATTCGGCTTGGTCATCGATGCCGACAAGGGTCTCGTCGTTGTTTCAAGAGCCATTGTGCCTTATGATCTCTGtgacatcaacatcaccgtCGCAGATTCGGTCATTTTGAGTGCAAAGGTTGTGTTCCTTCACCCACTGCAAAATTACACCATCATCCAATACGACCCTAGCCTAGTACAAGCACCTGTACAAAGTGCCCGCCTCAGTACCGAATACATCAAGCAAGGACAGGACACCATCTTTGTTGGCTTCAATCAGAACTTCCGGATCGTCGTGGCCAAGACCGCCGTGACCGATATCACAACCGTCTCGATTCCGGCCAATTCTTCGGCTCCTCGGTATCGCGCTATCAATTTGGATGCCATCACAGTTGACACTGGTCTGAGTGGACAATGCACGAATGGCGTCCTGATTGGTGAGGATGGCGTTGTGCAGGCTCTATGGTTGAATTACCTGGGTGAACGTACACCCAACTCTCACAAGGATGTCGAGTACCATCTCGGCTTCGCCAccccttcccttcttcccGTGACATCTAAAATACAGCAGGGAGTTACTCCCAAGCTACGTATCCTGAACATGGAGAGCTATGTTGTGCAAATGAGTCAGGCGCGCATCATGGGCGTGTCGGAGGAATGGATCCAAAAGGTGACGCAGGCCAATCCTTCTCGCCACCAACTGTTCATGGTCCGCAAGGTGGACTGCCCTCCGGCAACTTTCACGTCCGATGTCGACAGCTTCCAGGAAGCTGATATCATCCTCACGCTGGATGGCCAGCTCATTACCCGGGTCTCTGAACTCGATGTCATGTATGAGAAGGAATCCTTGGAGGCCCTGATTGTTCGAAATGGCCAGGAAATGCGTATTCGTGTCCCGACTGTCCCCACCGAAGATCTTGAGACCGATCGTGCTGTTGTCTTCTGTGGTGCTGTCTTGCAAAAGCCTCACCATGCTGTTCGACAGCAAATTACGAAACTTCACAGTGAGATTTACGTGAGCGCTAGA AGCCGTGGCTCCCCGGCCTACCACTATGGGCTTGCCCCAACCAACTTCATCACTGCGGTCAATGGTGTTTCCACGCCAAATCTGGACGCATTTGTCGAGGAAGTGCGCAAAATCCCGGACAACACTTACTTCCGCCTGCGCGCAGTCACCTTTGACAACGTTCCTTGGGTAGTGActatgaagaagaacgacCACTAT TTCCCAATGTCTGAGTACGTCAAGGACCCGTCTGTCGAGGCCGGGTGGCGCACCATTTCCCACGATAAGAGAAAAGATGGCCTTGGGGCTGCTTCTGACGCCGCGAACCTGAACCCGGACGCTATGGATGAGGGTGGTGATGCTGGAGGCAGTGATATTGAGCCTGACATTGAGTAG